A single genomic interval of Daucus carota subsp. sativus chromosome 1, DH1 v3.0, whole genome shotgun sequence harbors:
- the LOC135146750 gene encoding probable xyloglucan endotransglucosylase/hydrolase protein 28, translating into MVNLYVNLFVMCSVVVLAHGSSRNLPIVSFEEGYSQLFGDSNLMILQDGKSAHLSLDERTGSGFVSHDLYKHGFFSASIKLPADYTAGVVVAFYMSNVDMFAKNHDEIDFEFLGNIRGKEWRLQTNVYGNGSTGAGREERYGLWFDPSDDFHQYSILWSKDRIIFYIDNVPIREVKKTEAMGGDFPSKPMSLYATIWDGSNWATNGGKYKVNYKYSPYIAEFSDFVLHGCAVDPIEMSTSCDTAPKSQSVPTGTTKESRTKMQNLRKKYMQYSYCYDTTRYQVPPSECVIDPLESERLRGFDPVTFGTSHRGHGKRHHNRRSYRHGINSV; encoded by the exons ATGGTGAACTTGTATGTGAATTTGTTTGTAATGTGTTCTGTTGTTGTTTTGGCTCATGGGTCATCAAGAAATCTTCCAATTGTTTCATTTGAAGAAGGGTACTCACAGCTCTTTGGTGATAGTAATCTCATGATTCTTCAAGATGGAAAATCAGCTCACCTTTCTCTTGATGAAAGAACAG GCTCTGGATTTGTATCTCATGACCTCTATAAACATGGATTCTTTAGTGCTTCAATTAAGTTACCAGCAGATTACACAGCTGGGGTGGTTGTTGCATTCTAT ATGTCGAATGTAGACATGTTTGCAAAGAACCATGATGAGATTGATTTTGAGTTTTTGGGGAATATTAGAGGCAAAGAGTGGAGACTTCAGACCAATGTTTATGGAAATGGAAGCACAGGTGCAGGCAGAGAAGAAAGATACGGTCTCTGGTTTGACCCTTCTGATGATTTTCATCAGTACAGTATATTGTGGAGCAAAGATAGAATTAT CTTTTACATAGACAATGTTCCTATAAGAGAGGTCAAGAAGACAGAAGCAATGGGTGGGGACTTCCCTTCCAAGCCAATGAGCTTGTATGCTACTATTTGGGATGGATCTAATTGGGCTACAAATGGAGGTAAATACAAGGTCAATTATAAATATTCCCCTTACATTGCCGAGTTCTCCGATTTCGTGCTTCACGGTTGTGCCGTTGATCCCATCGAGATGTCGACCTCATGTGATACTGCGCCCAAGTCTCAATCTGTTCCTACAGGTACAACAAAAGAAAGTAGAACTAAAATGCAGAACCTGAGGAAAAAATACATGCAGTACTCCTATTGTTATGATACAACTCGATACCAGGTTCCACCTTCTGAGTGTGTAATCGATCCACTTGAGTCCGAGAGACTTAGAGGATTCGACCCGGTAACATTTGGTACAAGCCACCGCGGGCATGGTAAAAGACATCACAACCGCCGATCATACCGTCATGGAATAAACTCTGTTTAG